Sequence from the bacterium genome:
GCGCTTGATGTCCCCGTGCACCAGCACGGGCGGAAGCGTGGCGCACGCTGCCTCGATCTCCGGCCATCGGGCCTCGATCGCGTGGCAGTGGGAGACGATCCGCTCGAACAACGCGCGTACACCCGCTGACAGCGGAGTGCGAGCCAGGTGCGCGCCGAGGCGCGCGCGGCCCGCACGCAGTTGCGCCAGGTACTGCGCCGGCCCTCGTTCGGGGAGGAGCCGACGTGCCCGCTCGGCGTCCGCGGCGTGCACGGTGCCCAGCCAACGGGCGATGAGGGCGTCGTGGGAGCGCGACGCGGCTTCGTCGCCCGCATCCTCCGTGAACAGCCAGCCGAACGCCGGGTCCTCGTCCTGGAGGAAGCCGTACCACCGCAACCTGGGGATCGGCACGCCGGGGAGGACCTGCTCGTGCACGGTACGCTCGATCCGAGCCGTCTCGGCCGGGCAGCGCTTCGCGACCACGGCGTGGCCGTCCAGCGCGCCGTGCAGCCGGTAGACCTGCGAATGCCGGCCCCGCTTGAGCACCGACACGTGCGTCGCCGCCGCGGCCCTGCCGGTCAGACGCTCCCATGCCATTACCGCCGGATGCACCGCGGGGCAGCCCTCAGGGGCTGCCGCGGCCTCGCCGGAGCGCATCTCTCACGAACCCCGCCACATCATGCGTGACCTGGACGACGCGCCCGCCCTCCATCACCACGATCATGTCGCAGCCCTCCAGCGTGGTGAGCCGGTGCGCGATCATGAACGTCGTCCGGCCCTTCATGAGCCGTTCCAGCGCATCCATGATGCCGCTCTCGGTGAGCAGGTCCACCGAGCTGGTCGGCTCGTCCAGGACCAGGATCGGCGCGTCCCGGAGGAACGCGCGGGCCAGCGCGATCCGCTGCCGCTCGCCGGCCGAGAGCCGCAGCCCGCGCTCGCCCACCAGCGTGTCGTAGCCGTCGGGGAGCCCGCTGATGAACTCGTGGGCGTTGGCGAGCTGCGCGGCACGGATGATCGCGTCGCGGCTGGCGCCGGGCCGCGCATAGGCGATGTTCTCGGCGATGCTGGTCGAGAACAGCACCGGCTCCTGGAGCATGATGGCGAACTGCCGGCGCAGGTCGGCCAGTCGGTAATCGCGGAGGTCATTTCCGTCCAGCAGCACACGGCCGCTCGTCGGATCGTGGAACCGGATCAGGAGGTTCATGAGCGTGCTCTTGCCCGCCCCGGTCCGGCCCACGATGCCGACACGCGTGCCTGCCGGCACCGCGAACGAGACGTCCCGAACGGCGTGACGGTCGCCGTCGTACGCGAACGAGACACGGTCGAAGACGACGTCGCCCCGCGCCCGCGTGATGCGCAGGGCGCCTTCCCGCTCCGTCACGTCCGGCGCTTCGTCGAGCAGTCGGAAGGCGCGTTCGGCGCTGGCCAGGTGCGATTGCAGACTCGCGATCCGCTTGCTGATGGTCTTCAGCGGCTCGTAGATCATGGCGAGATAGCCCATCACCAGCAGCAGCTCCCCGAGGGTGAGCGTGCCGGCCTGCACACTGCGCGCGCCGATGAACAGCACGGCGGCGGTGCCGAACGCCGTCGTCAGTCCGATCAACACCTGGAGCCCGCCCTCCAGCAGGGTGAGGTGGACCCGCGCCCGCATCCCCTCGCTCGACCGGTCCACGAACCGCTGCTCTTCCCTGCTCTCCTGCCCAAACGCCTTGACGACGCGCAACGACGCCAGCACCTCCTGGACCACCGAGAGCGCGCTGCTCTCGAGCTGCTTGACGTGACTCGATTGGCCGCGCAGCCGCTTCCGGGAGACCTTCATCAGCAGGAGCAGCAGCGGCGCGACGGTCAGCGCCACCAGCGCAAGCCGCCAGTTCAACACGGCGGTGATGTAGAGGATCGAGACGAGCGTGACCGTGGACGTGACGAACGGAATCAGGCCGTCAATGGCGATGTACTGGATGGCAGGGACGTCGTACTGGATCCGGTACAGCGGGTCGCTCGTGCCGCGTGTGTCGTGCAACGTCAGCGAGAGCCGCTGCACGTGGTGGAACAGACGGGAACGGAAGCTCAGCGTGAGCCGCTCGCCCGTATAGGTCCGCAGGAGCGAGGTCGCTGCGGACTGCACCTGGGTGAGCAGTGCGACCGCGACCACGAGCAGCGCGGCGAAGGCGAGGATGGAGACCTTGGACCGGAGCACCGTATCCGGCAGCAGCGCAGCCAGCCACGGCGGCACCGGCCGCGAGCCGATCCCGTGGTCCACCGCGATCGTGAGCGGGAGCGGCGTGAGCAGAGCGAGTGGCGTGGAGAGCAGTCCGAGCGCAAGCAGCGCGACGATGTGCCACGCGTACGGCCGCGCCTCTCGCAGGATGCGCCGGTAGAGGTGGAGATCGGAGTACCGCGGCGGAGACGCGCCGTCCTGCTCCCGGCGTCGCCTCACGGCCCGCCCGCCGCCACCCGCCCCACCCCCGCCGCCCGCGCGCGCGGCTCCGGGGCCCCCTCCGAGCCGAGCCGGTCCAGCGCACCGCGCACCGCCGCCAGCGCTGCGCCCCGCCGCCGCGCCGCGCGCGCCGCCCCCCATACGGCCGCGGTCACCATCGCCGCGGCGGCCGGCCACCAGCCGCCCACCGCCCCCGCCACGCCGAGCCCCACGAGCACGAGCAGCGCCGTAGCACGGCGCGGCGAGCGCCGCGGCCATATCCGGAACCGCAGGAGCTGCCTTCCCCGCGCGTGCGGCTCGATCGCCATGCGGAGTCGTATGGCCACTGCGTTGCCCGCTCGCACCTCTAGGTCCCAGTCCTCGAACGCGCTGCCACGCAGCACGGCGACCCGCTGCGCGCGGAGCTCCGCCTCCAGCGCACTCAGCCACGCCTCCGCCGGGCGCCACCGTTCGCTCCACAGCGCGAAACGGCATTGCCCGTGCCCCGCGAACGTCCACGAGCCCCGCAACGGCGAGATCGCCGCCTCCTGCCTCGCCCGGCCCCACCACCGCGCCAACGGCTGCAGTACGAACAGCAGCGCGGTCACGAGGTAGCGCCGCCACCGGTCCAGACGCCCGCGCGCACGGCCGCCCGCAGCACGGATCGCCACCAGCGCGCCGGCAACGCCGGCGACCAGGCCCACCACGGAGACGTGACCGGCCGCCGGGTCGTCGTAGATGGACTGGAACGGTGCGGTGCCCCACACGCCGTGGTAGACGCGCCCGCGCCGCGCCATGCCGCTCGCCGCCCTGGCACGCTGACCGTAGACCCTCCCTGCCCAGGTGGCGCGGCCCGCCGCGTTGTACTTCCCGGGCCACTTCGCGGCCAGCAGCGCTTCCGCCGCGCCGTAGCCGGACTGTTGCCTCCAGTACGCGCGTAGCGTGCGGCGACGGTGGTGCCAAACGACCGCCGCGGGGCTGTAGCCCAACGTCCAGCCACGCTCCTGCACGCGCCAGCAGACGTCCACATCATCACCCGCCACGCGGAACTGCGGGTCGAACCCGCCCACCGCCTCCAGCCGCTCCCGCACGAACGCCATGTTGCACCCCGGCACGTGCTCGGCGAGAACGTCGGTGAGCAAGACGTGGCTCGGCGCGCCCGGCGCATGGGCCACACACTCGGCGATGAGACCGCCGCCCGGCGGC
This genomic interval carries:
- a CDS encoding ABC transporter ATP-binding protein; this translates as MGGGARGAAAGRSAGGGARCAGPARLGGGPGAARAGGGGGAGGGGRAVRRRREQDGASPPRYSDLHLYRRILREARPYAWHIVALLALGLLSTPLALLTPLPLTIAVDHGIGSRPVPPWLAALLPDTVLRSKVSILAFAALLVVAVALLTQVQSAATSLLRTYTGERLTLSFRSRLFHHVQRLSLTLHDTRGTSDPLYRIQYDVPAIQYIAIDGLIPFVTSTVTLVSILYITAVLNWRLALVALTVAPLLLLLMKVSRKRLRGQSSHVKQLESSALSVVQEVLASLRVVKAFGQESREEQRFVDRSSEGMRARVHLTLLEGGLQVLIGLTTAFGTAAVLFIGARSVQAGTLTLGELLLVMGYLAMIYEPLKTISKRIASLQSHLASAERAFRLLDEAPDVTEREGALRITRARGDVVFDRVSFAYDGDRHAVRDVSFAVPAGTRVGIVGRTGAGKSTLMNLLIRFHDPTSGRVLLDGNDLRDYRLADLRRQFAIMLQEPVLFSTSIAENIAYARPGASRDAIIRAAQLANAHEFISGLPDGYDTLVGERGLRLSAGERQRIALARAFLRDAPILVLDEPTSSVDLLTESGIMDALERLMKGRTTFMIAHRLTTLEGCDMIVVMEGGRVVQVTHDVAGFVRDALRRGRGSP